The Stigmatopora argus isolate UIUO_Sarg chromosome 16, RoL_Sarg_1.0, whole genome shotgun sequence genome has a window encoding:
- the LOC144091337 gene encoding splicing factor 3A subunit 3-like, whose amino-acid sequence MIIGIEFQEQRQLTHENVQRKQARTGEEREEEEEEQLSESESEDEDNEIIYNPKNLPLGWDGKPIPYWLYKLHGLNINYNCEICGNYTYRGPKAFQRHFAEWRHAHGMRCLGIPNTAHFANVTQIEDAVSLWAKLKSQKALERWQPDTEEEYEDSSGNVVNKKTYEDLKRQGLL is encoded by the exons ATgataattggtattgagtttcaG GAGCAAAGGCAGCTTACCCATGAGAATGTGCAGAGGAAGCAAGCCAGGACTGGAGAGGAacgtgaggaagaggaggaggagcagcttAGTGAGAGTGAAAGTGAAGACGAAGACAATGAAATCATTTACAACCCTAAGAACTTGCCCTTGGGCTGGGATGGCAAG CCTATTCCATACTGGCTCTATAAACTCCATGGCCTGAATATAAATTACAATTGTGAAATCTGTGGAAACTACACCTACCGAGGACCCAAAGCCTTCCAACGACACTTTGCG GAATGGAGGCATGCCCATGGTATGCGCTGTCTTGGAATCCCCAACACAGCCCACTTTGCTAACGTGACACAGATTGAGGATGCTGTCTCTT TGTGGGCCAAACTGAAGTCCCAAAAGGCCTTAGAGCGTTGGCAGCCTGACACAGAG gaagAGTATGAGGACTCCAGTGGAAATGtagtcaacaaaaaaacatatgaGGACCTCAAGAGACAAGGGTTACTGTAG